A region of Thermococcus piezophilus DNA encodes the following proteins:
- a CDS encoding TMEM165/GDT1 family protein gives MDGILAVFIAIFLAELGDKTQLATIAFASKYGWKTAFVGAIFGLTAVTLIGAFLGDKLGDVLPLDVVHKVAGGLFILFGVLMILGKL, from the coding sequence ATGGACGGAATACTCGCGGTTTTTATTGCAATTTTTCTTGCTGAACTGGGCGACAAGACTCAGCTTGCCACCATAGCTTTTGCCTCCAAGTACGGCTGGAAGACAGCCTTCGTCGGTGCAATTTTCGGTCTCACGGCAGTCACCCTCATCGGGGCCTTTCTGGGCGACAAACTCGGAGATGTTCTCCCCCTCGATGTTGTCCACAAGGTAGCCGGAGGGCTTTTCATTCTTTTCGGGGTGCTGATGATACTTGGAAAGCTGTAG
- a CDS encoding DUF4443 domain-containing protein — protein MSWKRGAYPEFTLEDAVAILFMLRNPTGRKTISEILDLGEGSVRTLLKKLANLDIIESTQRGHVLNEKGMRLLGKISKHFSEVHKVGKIDGYLAYALVVRNPPEFKSIELRDEAIRFFAKGAMILLIRNGEPVFPEDGRSLSETMPELAERITQTFQLGEGDLVVVTWAEREPDAMKSAYHVVVFLKESELPEDIKSLVR, from the coding sequence ATGAGCTGGAAGAGGGGAGCCTATCCAGAGTTCACGCTTGAGGATGCCGTTGCGATTCTGTTCATGCTGAGAAACCCCACGGGTAGAAAAACTATTTCGGAGATTCTCGACCTTGGAGAAGGAAGTGTTAGGACCCTCCTGAAGAAGCTCGCTAATCTTGACATTATCGAGTCCACCCAGAGGGGACATGTCCTCAACGAGAAAGGCATGAGGCTACTTGGAAAAATTTCAAAACACTTCTCCGAGGTTCATAAGGTGGGAAAAATCGATGGTTACCTAGCCTACGCCCTCGTCGTTAGGAACCCGCCGGAGTTCAAGAGTATAGAGCTCCGCGATGAGGCCATAAGGTTTTTCGCCAAGGGAGCTATGATACTGCTCATCAGGAATGGAGAGCCTGTCTTTCCGGAGGACGGAAGGTCCCTAAGTGAAACCATGCCCGAGCTGGCGGAGAGAATAACCCAGACCTTCCAGCTTGGGGAGGGCGACCTCGTCGTGGTGACGTGGGCGGAGAGGGAGCCGGATGCAATGAAGAGCGCCTATCACGTTGTGGTTTTCCTGAAGGAGAGCGAGCTGCCAGAGGACATTAAATCACTCGTGAGGTGA
- a CDS encoding RNA-binding protein: MELKVKYPLSKKEIKETIREMGEIFGEEVAEKLVRKKDRVELAEFDKTTEIILVNGRPTFIRRKGLIFPLVIALYELSNEEDLRKWRRRVVVDAGAVPFILKGADVMAPGITDADEGIKEGDFVFVVEEDYGRPLAIGIALMDGKNMKEKPKGKAVKVIHHAKDKIWELTVG; this comes from the coding sequence ATGGAGCTGAAGGTCAAGTACCCCCTTAGCAAGAAGGAGATAAAGGAAACCATCCGCGAGATGGGTGAAATTTTCGGTGAAGAGGTGGCAGAAAAGCTTGTGAGAAAGAAGGACCGGGTTGAACTGGCGGAGTTCGACAAGACTACAGAGATAATTCTCGTCAACGGCAGGCCGACGTTCATAAGGCGGAAGGGCCTCATCTTTCCGCTCGTCATAGCGCTCTACGAGTTGTCTAACGAAGAGGATTTGAGAAAGTGGAGGAGAAGAGTCGTCGTTGACGCTGGAGCGGTTCCCTTCATCCTGAAAGGGGCAGATGTTATGGCACCAGGCATAACAGACGCCGACGAGGGAATTAAAGAAGGGGATTTCGTCTTCGTCGTTGAGGAAGACTACGGGAGGCCTCTGGCCATAGGGATAGCACTAATGGACGGTAAGAATATGAAGGAAAAACCCAAGGGCAAAGCCGTGAAGGTAATCCACCACGCCAAGGACAAGATTTGGGAGCTGACGGTGGGATGA
- a CDS encoding ribbon-helix-helix domain-containing protein — MSKMRVISVQLPQGLINAMDQLVRKGVYPNRSEVIREAIRELLKKELYQLETEERSTPDYIMK, encoded by the coding sequence ATGAGCAAGATGCGCGTCATTAGTGTACAGCTCCCGCAGGGTTTGATAAACGCCATGGATCAGCTTGTTAGAAAGGGAGTCTATCCCAACAGGAGTGAGGTAATCAGGGAGGCAATTCGCGAGCTTTTGAAGAAGGAGCTGTACCAGCTCGAGACCGAGGAACGTTCAACACCAGATTACATCATGAAATAA
- the cgi121 gene encoding KEOPS complex subunit Cgi121, which produces MRKIRENLYIAKVHVKNADKLIPKLGGDFQIVYTECWEAAAFAALLAIRSFERGKNHARTPSGELLLRLAGTLQIKDAIAQHGVRNGENYLIVFGNRSRMEAIIRELGLKELPMDDCDKEKVKTFFEKAALVEVL; this is translated from the coding sequence ATGAGAAAAATAAGGGAGAACCTCTACATTGCAAAAGTTCACGTGAAAAACGCAGATAAGCTCATCCCCAAGCTGGGCGGGGACTTTCAGATCGTTTACACCGAATGCTGGGAAGCGGCGGCATTTGCAGCACTCTTAGCCATCCGCTCATTCGAAAGAGGTAAAAACCACGCAAGAACCCCAAGTGGTGAGCTGCTCCTCCGCCTCGCCGGAACCCTGCAGATAAAAGACGCCATAGCCCAGCACGGAGTTAGGAACGGGGAGAATTATCTCATTGTCTTTGGAAACCGCAGCAGGATGGAGGCCATTATTCGAGAGCTGGGCCTGAAAGAGCTGCCGATGGACGACTGTGATAAAGAAAAAGTGAAAACTTTTTTTGAAAAAGCAGCACTTGTTGAAGTTTTATAG
- the ftsZ gene encoding cell division protein FtsZ, with translation MVFKLLEQAGIKLDLDDEPKTAKLDGFSKENLEDLIRIVIVGVGGSGNNTITRLYELGVQGAELIAMNTDAQHLARTKAHKKLLLGKEITHGKGSGGNPEMGYRAAEASAHEIAETIGDADLVFITAGMGNGTGTGAAPVVAKVIKERARHNGRFREPLVVSVVTFPFRNEGKIRIEKAKAGIKALMYYSDTVIIIENDKLLKLVPKLPINAAFRFADEIIARMVKGITETIKLPSMVNIDFADVYSVMHNGGAALIGIGESDSSNRAVDAVKNALENKMLDVEFGSGDKALVHFTVGPDVSLGEISAAMDVVYEKLGEKSEIKWGARIDEDMGKVVRAMVIMTGVKSPQIFGGEQALRIGTEKDNLIAPEDIKPFPSKGKDFNEIFSAIIGRKNEEGLPPYAKRVLDGFIDFT, from the coding sequence ATGGTATTTAAGCTCCTAGAGCAGGCTGGAATTAAACTGGATTTGGATGATGAGCCAAAAACAGCGAAGCTTGATGGGTTCTCCAAAGAGAACCTTGAGGATCTGATAAGGATAGTCATAGTGGGTGTGGGTGGTTCTGGAAACAACACGATAACCAGGCTCTATGAGCTTGGTGTCCAGGGTGCTGAGCTTATAGCCATGAACACCGATGCCCAGCATCTCGCTAGGACCAAAGCTCACAAGAAGCTCCTTCTGGGTAAGGAGATAACCCATGGTAAGGGTTCTGGAGGAAATCCTGAGATGGGCTACCGTGCTGCCGAAGCGAGCGCCCACGAGATTGCCGAGACCATAGGTGATGCTGATCTGGTTTTCATAACCGCCGGTATGGGTAACGGCACGGGCACGGGTGCTGCTCCAGTCGTTGCCAAGGTCATCAAGGAGCGCGCGAGGCACAACGGTCGCTTTAGGGAACCGCTTGTCGTCAGCGTCGTTACGTTCCCCTTCAGGAACGAGGGTAAGATTAGGATCGAGAAGGCCAAGGCGGGCATAAAGGCCCTCATGTACTACTCGGACACTGTCATAATCATCGAGAATGACAAGCTCCTTAAGCTAGTTCCCAAACTTCCGATAAACGCCGCCTTCCGCTTCGCCGATGAGATAATCGCCAGGATGGTTAAGGGAATCACGGAGACCATAAAGCTCCCGTCGATGGTTAACATTGACTTCGCCGATGTTTACAGCGTCATGCACAACGGTGGGGCGGCCCTCATTGGAATAGGTGAAAGCGACTCCAGCAACAGAGCCGTTGATGCCGTCAAGAATGCCCTAGAGAACAAGATGCTCGACGTCGAGTTCGGGAGCGGCGATAAGGCGCTTGTCCACTTTACCGTTGGTCCTGATGTCAGCCTTGGCGAGATAAGCGCTGCCATGGACGTTGTCTACGAGAAGCTCGGTGAGAAGTCGGAAATCAAATGGGGTGCAAGGATAGACGAGGACATGGGTAAAGTTGTTCGTGCAATGGTAATCATGACCGGAGTCAAATCACCGCAGATATTCGGCGGTGAGCAGGCCCTCCGTATTGGCACCGAAAAGGATAACCTTATAGCACCAGAAGATATCAAGCCGTTCCCATCAAAGGGCAAGGACTTCAACGAGATATTCAGTGCCATCATTGGGAGGAAGAACGAGGAGGGCCTTCCACCCTACGCGAAGAGGGTTCTCGACGGCTTTATAGACTTCACATGA
- a CDS encoding aminotransferase class I/II-fold pyridoxal phosphate-dependent enzyme — protein sequence MKYKKRKYFLAGRINLIQRSKIRELFEKASKMENVISLGIGEPDFDTPEIIKEAAKRALDEGYTHYTPNAGIPEFREAIAEYYKSYYKVDVSPNDIIVTAGAYEATYLAFQTLLEKDDNVIIPDPAFVCYVEDAKIAEAGIIRIPLREENEFQLNPDELVEAITKRTRMLVINYPNNPTGAILKKKTVKAIADIAEDYNLYILSDEPYEHFLYEGAKHYPMIKYASDNTILANSFSKTFAMTGWRLGFAIAPTQVIRDMIKLHAYIVGNVTSFVQIAGITALRDKRSWEAVERMRQTYAERRKVVLRYLNKMPHITPFKPKGAFYIWAKIDPELDMSSEDFAEWLLENARVVVIPGTAFGKAGEGYIRISYATKKSQLIEAMERMKAALLEL from the coding sequence ATGAAGTATAAAAAGCGCAAGTACTTCCTTGCGGGGCGTATAAACCTGATTCAACGCTCAAAGATCAGAGAGCTTTTCGAAAAGGCTTCAAAGATGGAAAATGTCATTTCCCTTGGCATCGGCGAACCCGACTTTGACACGCCTGAAATCATCAAAGAGGCCGCAAAAAGGGCCCTCGATGAGGGATACACCCATTACACACCCAATGCGGGCATTCCAGAGTTCAGAGAGGCGATAGCCGAATACTATAAGAGCTACTATAAGGTAGACGTTTCTCCAAATGATATAATCGTTACCGCCGGAGCTTATGAAGCTACATATCTCGCTTTCCAGACGCTCCTCGAGAAGGATGACAACGTTATCATTCCAGATCCGGCTTTTGTATGCTACGTTGAGGATGCCAAGATAGCAGAAGCGGGAATAATCAGGATTCCCCTCCGTGAGGAGAACGAGTTCCAGCTTAACCCAGACGAGCTCGTCGAGGCCATAACCAAGCGCACGAGGATGCTCGTCATCAACTACCCGAACAATCCTACCGGAGCCATACTGAAGAAGAAGACTGTAAAGGCCATAGCCGACATAGCCGAGGACTACAACCTCTACATCCTCAGCGACGAGCCCTACGAGCACTTCCTCTATGAGGGAGCAAAACACTACCCGATGATAAAGTACGCCTCAGACAACACGATTTTAGCGAACAGCTTCTCCAAGACTTTCGCCATGACGGGCTGGCGCCTCGGATTCGCCATAGCCCCGACCCAGGTAATAAGAGACATGATAAAGCTCCACGCCTACATCGTCGGAAACGTCACCTCCTTCGTCCAGATAGCAGGGATAACCGCCCTTCGCGACAAGCGCAGCTGGGAAGCCGTTGAAAGAATGCGCCAGACCTACGCCGAGAGAAGGAAAGTCGTTCTCAGATACCTCAACAAGATGCCACACATAACACCCTTCAAGCCAAAGGGTGCTTTCTACATATGGGCAAAGATAGATCCGGAGCTAGACATGAGCAGCGAGGACTTCGCTGAGTGGCTTCTGGAGAATGCCAGAGTTGTCGTCATACCCGGAACGGCCTTCGGAAAGGCCGGCGAGGGCTACATTAGAATCAGCTACGCCACCAAGAAGAGCCAGCTAATCGAGGCAATGGAGAGGATGAAGGCAGCCCTCTTAGAACTATGA
- a CDS encoding adenylyltransferase/cytidyltransferase family protein → MGKKIRVLVGGVFDLLHVGHIHFLNQAKSLGDELVVIVAHDETVRMQKRRNPINPAEDRAELLRALRMVDEVYIGTPGTIDYELVKKINPDIIAIGPDQRFSCERLKEELEKHGIRAEVIRIPYLYRDDRAKTSKIIQRIVETYCE, encoded by the coding sequence ATGGGAAAGAAGATAAGGGTGCTCGTGGGCGGGGTCTTCGACCTCCTTCACGTCGGTCACATCCACTTTTTGAACCAGGCCAAAAGTTTAGGCGATGAGCTGGTAGTTATAGTCGCCCACGACGAAACTGTTAGAATGCAGAAGCGCCGCAACCCGATAAACCCAGCCGAGGACAGAGCTGAACTCCTGAGGGCTCTGAGGATGGTCGATGAGGTCTACATAGGCACCCCCGGGACGATAGACTATGAGCTAGTGAAGAAAATAAACCCAGACATCATAGCAATCGGGCCGGACCAGAGGTTCAGCTGCGAGAGGCTCAAGGAAGAGCTGGAAAAGCATGGCATCCGGGCCGAGGTCATAAGGATTCCATACCTCTACAGGGACGACAGGGCAAAGACGAGCAAAATAATCCAGAGGATAGTAGAAACCTACTGCGAGTGA
- a CDS encoding CopG family transcriptional regulator — translation MSRNNKIPKLFDGSVNELTRPSKPKRKEERAKSMDLKKEKKQKTLYISLDINRKLIELYGEEGRRQSIIVEDAVNLYYYLKQALGEKKFDELMSAVRREDSEFLREYMEKFKL, via the coding sequence TTGTCGAGGAATAATAAAATCCCAAAGCTTTTTGATGGTTCCGTTAACGAGCTCACCAGGCCGTCAAAGCCCAAGAGGAAGGAGGAAAGGGCCAAATCTATGGACCTAAAGAAGGAAAAGAAGCAGAAGACCCTTTACATAAGCCTCGACATAAACAGGAAGCTCATCGAGCTCTACGGAGAAGAGGGCAGGAGGCAGAGCATTATCGTCGAAGATGCCGTCAACCTATACTACTACCTCAAGCAGGCCCTTGGCGAGAAGAAGTTCGACGAGCTCATGAGCGCGGTCAGGAGGGAGGATTCCGAGTTCCTGAGGGAGTACATGGAGAAGTTCAAACTCTAA
- a CDS encoding integrase, which translates to MVRWPGFEPGSRLGRPVEFNELWVRYKGQFAEALVAEVAESTAKDYLSALDRFFGAHRISTTEELRRAYIANGQKRNYGKALRKFFGFLYDHDVISGELYMKLKRIIKIKEAKVRKLHILPEEIREGYEYFKKYGRPEEVLLYKLLVLSGARLKHLVELLLNNYTPEKLTVLKDKGIAKYALFYHEGTKSMFYVYMPAELANELFRSDYSYDMAKKYLRYGRLNASHIRTWFSDYLVELKVQPAVINYIQGRVPKKVLDADYSLLERHADREYAEIVDKLKAVLEGSE; encoded by the coding sequence ATGGTGCGGTGGCCGGGATTTGAACCCGGGTCACGGCTTGGAAGGCCGGTAGAGTTCAACGAGTTGTGGGTCAGGTACAAGGGGCAGTTTGCAGAGGCTCTCGTTGCAGAAGTGGCTGAATCCACAGCGAAAGACTACTTGAGCGCGCTCGACCGCTTTTTCGGTGCCCACAGAATCAGCACAACTGAAGAACTTCGCAGGGCATACATAGCAAACGGCCAGAAGCGGAACTACGGGAAAGCCCTCAGGAAGTTCTTTGGCTTCCTCTACGACCACGACGTCATCTCCGGCGAGCTCTACATGAAGCTCAAGAGGATCATCAAAATCAAGGAGGCAAAGGTTCGCAAGCTCCACATCCTTCCCGAGGAGATCCGTGAGGGTTATGAGTACTTCAAGAAATACGGCCGGCCTGAGGAGGTTCTGCTCTACAAGCTGCTCGTCCTCAGCGGCGCAAGGCTCAAGCACCTGGTCGAGCTGCTCCTTAACAACTACACGCCCGAGAAGCTGACCGTACTGAAGGATAAAGGCATAGCAAAGTACGCGCTGTTCTACCACGAGGGCACGAAGTCAATGTTCTACGTCTACATGCCAGCTGAGCTGGCGAACGAGCTGTTCAGGAGCGACTACTCATATGACATGGCGAAGAAGTACCTGCGCTACGGCCGGCTGAATGCGAGCCACATCAGAACCTGGTTCTCGGATTACCTCGTTGAACTCAAGGTTCAGCCGGCGGTCATTAACTACATCCAAGGTAGGGTTCCGAAGAAGGTTCTGGACGCTGATTATTCTCTCCTCGAAAGGCACGCGGATAGGGAATACGCCGAGATTGTTGACAAGTTGAAAGCCGTGTTGGAGGGGTCGGAATGA
- a CDS encoding inositol-3-phosphate synthase, with the protein MVRVVILGQGYVASIFASGLEKIKAGKLEPYGVPLADELPIKIKDIEIVGSYDVDKAKVGKDLYDVVKSYDPKAPESLRGIPIRKGVHLGSLRNLPLEATGLDDEMTLKEAVEHLVKEWKKLKAEVFVNVCTTEAFVPFEGKDELENAIAEDRKERLTATQLYAYAVAQYAKEVGGAAFVNAIPTLIANDPAFVELAKESNLVIFGDDGATGATPLTADVLSHLAQRNRYVLDIAQFNIGGNQDFLALTDKERNKSKEFTKSSIVKDLLGYDAPHYIKPTGFLEPLGDKKFIAMHIEYVSFNGAHDELVITGRINDSPALAGLLVDLARLGKIALDKKAYGTVYEVNAFYMKNPGPVEKGNIPRIIAHEKMRMWAGLEPKWL; encoded by the coding sequence ATGGTCAGGGTTGTGATACTCGGACAGGGCTATGTCGCAAGCATCTTCGCGAGTGGACTGGAGAAGATAAAGGCCGGAAAGCTCGAGCCCTACGGCGTCCCCCTTGCCGACGAGCTCCCGATTAAGATAAAGGATATCGAGATAGTTGGCTCTTACGACGTTGACAAGGCCAAGGTCGGAAAGGATCTCTACGATGTTGTCAAGTCCTACGACCCCAAAGCCCCTGAAAGCCTCAGGGGAATACCCATCAGGAAGGGTGTCCACCTTGGAAGCCTCAGGAACCTTCCGCTCGAGGCAACTGGCCTCGACGACGAGATGACCCTTAAGGAAGCCGTTGAGCACCTCGTCAAGGAGTGGAAGAAACTCAAGGCAGAGGTCTTCGTCAATGTCTGTACCACCGAGGCCTTCGTCCCCTTTGAGGGCAAGGATGAGCTTGAGAATGCCATAGCCGAGGACAGAAAGGAGAGGCTCACTGCCACCCAGCTCTACGCCTACGCCGTCGCTCAGTACGCCAAGGAAGTCGGAGGAGCGGCATTCGTCAACGCGATTCCCACCCTCATAGCCAACGATCCGGCCTTCGTTGAGCTCGCCAAGGAGAGCAACCTCGTCATCTTTGGCGACGACGGTGCCACTGGTGCAACCCCGCTCACCGCCGACGTACTCAGCCACCTCGCCCAGAGGAACCGCTACGTCTTGGATATAGCCCAGTTCAACATCGGTGGAAACCAGGACTTCCTGGCTTTGACCGACAAGGAAAGGAACAAGAGCAAGGAGTTCACCAAAAGCTCCATCGTCAAGGACCTGCTCGGCTACGACGCACCGCACTACATCAAGCCGACTGGATTCCTCGAGCCGCTCGGCGACAAGAAGTTCATCGCCATGCACATCGAGTATGTCAGCTTCAACGGCGCCCACGATGAGCTCGTAATAACTGGAAGGATAAACGACAGCCCTGCTCTGGCCGGCCTGCTCGTTGACCTCGCCAGGCTCGGCAAGATAGCCCTCGACAAGAAGGCCTACGGAACCGTCTACGAGGTCAACGCCTTCTACATGAAGAACCCGGGACCAGTAGAGAAGGGCAACATTCCAAGGATCATCGCCCACGAGAAGATGCGCATGTGGGCCGGTCTCGAACCCAAGTGGCTCTGA
- a CDS encoding MFS transporter, producing MDKRWKSVLLDTLVMTAGFGTLSMMAVAKPDVMAHFGIDANTYEWQHIAYVFGLFIAFLLGHTKIYKGSFKRSVAIALSWAAITQALIPLAPNWYVVVFLRFIQGFVVTLVPLFSTQIAHFFVAERPFAKGIILSGIFWGGVFGSMSAKYAVEALGWKGGFWSTVLIMYAVLAIWWLLTEDFEISHKSETTTKVNVWKMKFTWVLGSTFFPALWVIFTIVGFSASLGYSMGWTKDHVATLSTSLNISKALWSIGMGYIGYMLSRKNPTAKGLFKAIVQVMIFSYAISFIGLVIYAKAMLDGNYTLALASVVLIGALQGTGPAFWTSAPATYPKSIFPKASFALGLISNSANAVAPTVTDIFARQSTTLALGELALMPLLGILTLIAVSRMKLPVEELGDAA from the coding sequence ATGGATAAACGGTGGAAATCAGTTTTGTTAGATACCCTCGTCATGACGGCTGGATTCGGAACGCTGAGCATGATGGCAGTTGCGAAGCCCGACGTTATGGCTCACTTCGGAATAGATGCTAATACCTACGAGTGGCAGCACATAGCTTATGTTTTCGGTCTTTTCATCGCTTTTCTCCTCGGTCATACTAAGATATATAAAGGCAGCTTCAAGAGGAGCGTTGCCATAGCCCTGAGCTGGGCCGCGATAACCCAAGCACTCATCCCCCTCGCACCGAACTGGTACGTTGTCGTCTTCTTGAGATTTATCCAGGGTTTTGTCGTCACCCTTGTCCCCCTCTTCAGCACTCAGATAGCCCACTTCTTCGTCGCCGAGAGACCCTTTGCCAAGGGCATAATTCTCTCGGGCATCTTCTGGGGAGGGGTCTTCGGAAGCATGAGCGCCAAATACGCGGTTGAAGCCCTCGGCTGGAAGGGTGGGTTCTGGAGCACGGTTCTTATTATGTACGCGGTTCTCGCCATCTGGTGGCTTCTCACTGAAGACTTTGAGATATCCCACAAGAGTGAGACAACCACCAAGGTCAACGTCTGGAAGATGAAGTTCACATGGGTGCTCGGTTCCACATTTTTCCCAGCACTGTGGGTCATATTCACCATCGTGGGTTTCTCTGCTTCCCTCGGTTACAGCATGGGGTGGACTAAGGACCACGTGGCAACACTCAGCACGAGCCTCAACATATCCAAGGCCCTTTGGTCAATAGGCATGGGCTACATCGGCTACATGCTCTCAAGGAAGAACCCAACCGCCAAGGGACTCTTCAAGGCCATCGTCCAGGTCATGATATTTTCCTATGCTATCTCCTTCATAGGACTTGTCATCTACGCCAAGGCCATGCTCGACGGCAACTACACCTTAGCGCTCGCCTCTGTTGTCCTCATTGGGGCCCTCCAGGGAACTGGCCCGGCGTTCTGGACGAGCGCCCCGGCGACATATCCAAAGAGCATCTTCCCGAAGGCCTCGTTCGCCCTCGGGCTAATCTCCAACTCGGCCAACGCTGTGGCACCGACCGTTACGGATATATTCGCAAGGCAGAGCACCACACTGGCCCTAGGGGAGCTGGCCTTAATGCCGCTCCTCGGAATCCTGACCCTTATAGCAGTCTCAAGAATGAAGCTCCCCGTAGAGGAGCTAGGCGATGCGGCCTAA
- a CDS encoding ParA family protein: MAMVISIANQKGGVGKTTLTMNLGHALAAMEKRVLLVDIDPQFNLTFGLIGMEVLNYEGNNVGTIMTRESSVEETIVEVKENLHLIPSHLNLSAKEIEIINAYNRERRLEKALTPILPDYDYVLIDNPPSMGIFLVNSLTASDYVLIPLELSYFGVIGMQLMFNLMRMIREETNENLKLLGLIPNKFTRQTKVPKTRLKELKEAYPDAPILTTIPKAIALEKAQGMGLSIFEFEGGGRAAKAFSKLAREVVELVEE, encoded by the coding sequence ATGGCAATGGTGATTAGCATAGCCAACCAAAAGGGTGGGGTAGGGAAGACAACGCTCACCATGAACCTCGGCCACGCGCTCGCCGCCATGGAGAAGCGCGTTCTTCTGGTAGACATTGACCCGCAGTTCAATCTCACATTTGGGCTCATCGGCATGGAAGTGCTCAACTATGAGGGGAACAACGTCGGAACAATAATGACACGCGAGAGCAGCGTCGAGGAAACCATCGTGGAGGTTAAGGAGAACCTCCACCTTATACCATCGCACCTTAACCTCTCTGCCAAGGAAATAGAGATAATCAACGCCTACAACCGCGAGAGAAGGCTTGAAAAGGCCTTAACTCCTATACTGCCCGACTATGACTACGTGCTCATCGACAACCCGCCAAGCATGGGCATCTTCCTCGTCAACTCGCTCACCGCTTCCGACTACGTTCTCATCCCGCTCGAGCTGAGTTACTTCGGCGTCATCGGAATGCAGCTCATGTTCAATCTAATGCGCATGATACGGGAAGAAACCAACGAAAACCTCAAGCTCCTCGGCCTGATTCCCAACAAGTTCACGCGCCAGACCAAGGTTCCTAAGACCCGTCTCAAGGAATTGAAGGAGGCCTACCCCGACGCACCGATCCTGACCACGATCCCGAAAGCGATAGCACTCGAAAAGGCACAGGGTATGGGGTTGAGCATATTCGAGTTTGAGGGTGGTGGCAGGGCCGCAAAGGCCTTTTCAAAGCTCGCCAGAGAGGTGGTTGAACTTGTCGAGGAATAA
- a CDS encoding TIGR00289 family protein produces MRVAVLYSGGKDSNYALYWVLKQGFEVKYLVSMVSEREDSYMYHVPNIHLTELQAKAIGIPLIKGFTSGEKEKEVEDLKEVLEGLRIDGVVAGALASEYQKKRVDRVAGELGLESFAPAWHRDPVDYMREIIEIFDVVFVGVSAYGLDEKWLGRKVDEKALEELIKINKKYGIHVAGEGGEFETFVRDAPFFKARVVFDEVEKRWDECSYSGTLIVKRAHLEWKDAQK; encoded by the coding sequence ATGCGCGTTGCAGTGCTCTATTCCGGTGGAAAGGACTCCAACTACGCCCTCTACTGGGTCCTCAAGCAGGGATTTGAGGTAAAATACCTCGTTTCGATGGTGAGCGAGAGGGAAGACAGCTACATGTACCACGTGCCGAATATACATCTCACAGAGCTCCAGGCGAAGGCGATAGGGATTCCCCTCATTAAGGGCTTCACAAGCGGTGAGAAGGAGAAGGAAGTGGAAGACCTGAAGGAGGTTCTTGAGGGCCTTAGGATAGACGGCGTTGTTGCGGGGGCTTTGGCGAGCGAGTATCAAAAGAAAAGAGTGGACAGGGTTGCTGGGGAGCTTGGCCTGGAGAGCTTTGCTCCGGCGTGGCACAGAGACCCGGTCGACTACATGAGGGAGATAATTGAGATTTTTGACGTCGTTTTTGTTGGAGTCTCAGCCTACGGTCTCGACGAGAAATGGCTTGGCAGGAAAGTAGACGAGAAAGCCCTGGAAGAGCTCATCAAGATTAACAAGAAGTACGGCATCCACGTCGCTGGCGAGGGGGGCGAGTTCGAGACTTTCGTGAGGGATGCGCCGTTTTTCAAAGCTAGGGTCGTTTTCGACGAGGTAGAGAAGCGGTGGGACGAGTGCAGCTATTCTGGAACGCTGATTGTCAAGAGGGCTCATTTGGAGTGGAAGGACGCTCAGAAATGA